The following proteins come from a genomic window of Corallococcus sp. NCRR:
- a CDS encoding GRAS family protein, with product MRTPKDELLLRAMDHALSARTMEAVEALAALYRLLDAERIPEDENYAVFATALSRRLEGATGALHPYRASEVDGGAPQIELFRRLMKHLPLASAADAVANALLAEFLRGHAEATLLDVGIGQGRQECNLLRALAKAGALPRHLTVVGVDPSGTSLVEARDAVLAVAEEVGLSLEFVKLESPVEDLDMATWAALRAVRRPLVVNAAFALHHVAEQQTSGMEARDAVLARLASLGPVGVVMCEPHVDHHRAPARERLKNAWNHFSRVFQLLDTLDIPVAERRAIKRFFGREVDDIVGTVNESERCERHEPALAWWERLRRAGFTPRGGLGALCPADVHPAVGLCVEEGTVGITFRGDVLVSVLAAVPGEGA from the coding sequence ATGCGGACGCCGAAGGACGAACTGCTGCTCCGGGCGATGGACCATGCGTTGTCCGCGCGAACGATGGAGGCGGTCGAAGCGCTCGCCGCGCTCTATCGGCTCTTGGACGCGGAGCGCATCCCCGAGGACGAGAACTACGCGGTGTTCGCCACGGCCCTGTCGCGCCGGTTGGAGGGCGCGACAGGGGCCCTGCACCCGTACCGGGCGTCCGAGGTGGACGGAGGCGCGCCACAGATTGAGTTGTTCCGGCGGTTGATGAAGCACCTGCCGCTGGCGTCGGCGGCGGACGCGGTGGCGAACGCGCTGCTCGCGGAGTTCCTCCGAGGACACGCGGAGGCGACGCTGCTGGACGTGGGCATCGGGCAGGGACGTCAGGAATGCAACCTGCTGCGAGCGCTGGCGAAGGCGGGCGCGCTGCCCCGGCACCTGACGGTGGTGGGGGTGGACCCCAGCGGCACGAGCCTGGTGGAGGCGCGGGACGCGGTGCTGGCGGTGGCGGAGGAGGTGGGGCTGTCGCTCGAGTTCGTGAAGCTGGAGTCGCCGGTGGAGGACCTGGACATGGCGACGTGGGCGGCGTTGCGAGCGGTGCGCCGGCCGCTGGTGGTGAACGCGGCGTTCGCGCTGCACCACGTGGCGGAGCAGCAGACGTCGGGCATGGAGGCGCGCGACGCGGTGCTGGCGAGGCTGGCGTCGCTGGGCCCGGTGGGCGTGGTGATGTGCGAGCCCCACGTGGACCACCACCGGGCACCGGCGCGGGAGCGGTTGAAGAACGCGTGGAATCACTTCTCCCGGGTGTTCCAGCTGCTGGATACGCTGGACATCCCGGTCGCGGAGCGCCGCGCCATCAAGCGGTTCTTCGGCCGGGAGGTGGATGACATCGTGGGCACGGTGAACGAGTCGGAGCGGTGTGAGCGCCACGAGCCGGCCCTGGCGTGGTGGGAGCGGTTGCGGCGCGCGGGCTTCACGCCCAGAGGCGGGCTGGGGGCGCTGTGTCCAGCCGACGTGCACCCGGCCGTGGGGCTGTGCGTGGAGGAGGGCACGGTGGGCATCACCTTCCGGGGGGATGTGCTGGTGTCGGTGCTGGCGGCGGTGCCAGGGGAGGGCGCGTGA
- a CDS encoding TonB-dependent receptor domain-containing protein, whose translation MFLPRAVLLALALVLLSAATARAQGVPSATSEPRAVEVDVHATDAGQALSSEDAVRLGLSPDAGDLALVPPSLIADAPAAWPQGLEGTAGEVELELLVDVEGRVAEAKVIRAASEPRLTDAALAAAPGLRFTPATLGGGPVAVRLPFVYRFTPPVQVPASTTRLTGEVRARGTRRPLPDAALFLDGALQPAATTDAQGRFTLDVPPGPHTLEVRAPGHATTAFTETLTQGQTLQVIYRLQPREVNPYETVVRDERPRTEVTRISLHEQELREVPGTLGDPFRVVMLMPGVGSLASGISYPVVRGSQPAATGFFLDGVRIPMLYHLLLGPAVVHPDFIDTVDFYPGAPPVQYGRVLGGAVEGRLSRPREDRLHFTAYADLLNAGGFIEQPFESTGTSVSLAGRFSYSALLLSLAANALQRPDAQQVRAGFWDYQARVEQKVGKGRLRLFALGSSDDVGISPELEPGADGGGVVSRFHRIDLRGTHPVAEGEGEVGVTLGWDGLGLNGEQTRSAGDALVREQVGEYGLRQVSVAARAGWRRALTSSLDLAVGADVEHRRSATTLTGTARPPGWRPSDDADPLKRPSALATFSGAYASATWKPSERWAVTPGLRVDAYHLVPGMTFTAVEPRLSVRHALTDTLTLKGGAGLFHQPPTVLVHVPAIDTASLRYGLQSGAQFDVGAEWKAFEGLELSADAFFNPLSRAVEFDLVDVAENRRRRGSLGEDPATTGYAYGFDLMARHPLGRHWFGWVSYSFLQSKRKARFSRIGDDNRVLETVEGTLPFAFEQAHTFNAALSYKFGNNWTVGTVVHFNTGRPETGQITSQPRRWVTNGDGSPEWIRQDLDRAQRLAPFFRVDARIAKSWAYQDFTLDASLDVLNLSAQQEVVGYDYLAVGGGQDGSINEDSRPLREPIRIPIIVPLLGLKATY comes from the coding sequence ATGTTCCTCCCCCGTGCCGTCCTCCTGGCGTTGGCGCTCGTGCTCCTGTCCGCCGCCACTGCCCGCGCGCAGGGCGTGCCCTCCGCTACCAGCGAGCCTCGCGCCGTGGAGGTGGACGTCCACGCCACCGACGCGGGCCAGGCCCTCTCCTCAGAGGACGCCGTCCGACTGGGCCTCTCCCCGGACGCGGGTGACCTGGCGCTCGTGCCGCCCAGCCTCATCGCCGACGCTCCCGCCGCGTGGCCGCAAGGCCTGGAGGGTACGGCCGGCGAGGTGGAGCTGGAGCTGCTGGTGGACGTGGAGGGCCGCGTCGCGGAGGCGAAGGTGATCCGTGCCGCCTCCGAGCCGCGCCTCACCGACGCGGCGCTCGCCGCGGCCCCGGGCCTGCGCTTCACCCCGGCCACGTTGGGCGGCGGCCCCGTGGCCGTGCGCCTGCCCTTCGTCTACCGCTTCACGCCGCCCGTGCAGGTCCCCGCCTCCACCACGCGCCTCACTGGCGAGGTGCGCGCACGCGGCACGCGCCGCCCGCTGCCGGACGCGGCCCTCTTCCTGGACGGCGCGCTCCAGCCCGCCGCCACCACGGACGCGCAGGGCCGCTTCACGCTGGACGTGCCGCCGGGCCCGCACACGCTGGAGGTCCGCGCTCCGGGCCACGCGACGACGGCGTTCACGGAGACGCTGACGCAAGGACAGACACTCCAGGTCATCTACCGGCTCCAGCCTCGCGAGGTGAACCCCTACGAGACCGTGGTGCGCGATGAGCGCCCGCGCACGGAGGTCACCCGCATCAGCCTGCACGAGCAGGAGCTGCGCGAGGTGCCCGGCACGCTGGGCGACCCGTTCCGCGTGGTGATGTTGATGCCGGGCGTGGGCAGCCTCGCGTCCGGTATCAGCTACCCGGTGGTGCGCGGCAGCCAGCCCGCCGCCACGGGCTTCTTCCTGGACGGCGTGCGCATCCCGATGCTGTACCACCTGTTGCTCGGGCCCGCGGTGGTGCACCCGGACTTCATCGACACCGTGGACTTCTATCCGGGCGCGCCTCCGGTGCAATACGGCCGCGTGCTGGGCGGCGCGGTGGAGGGACGCCTCAGCCGCCCTCGCGAGGACCGGCTGCACTTCACCGCGTACGCGGACCTGCTCAACGCGGGCGGCTTCATCGAGCAGCCCTTCGAGTCCACCGGCACCAGCGTCAGCCTCGCGGGCCGCTTCAGCTACTCCGCGCTGCTCCTCTCGCTGGCGGCCAACGCGCTCCAGCGCCCGGACGCGCAGCAGGTGCGCGCGGGCTTCTGGGACTACCAGGCGCGCGTCGAGCAGAAGGTGGGCAAAGGCCGCCTGCGCCTGTTCGCGCTGGGGAGCTCCGACGACGTGGGCATCTCACCCGAGCTGGAGCCGGGCGCGGATGGCGGCGGCGTCGTGTCGCGCTTCCACCGCATCGACCTGCGGGGCACGCACCCGGTGGCGGAGGGCGAAGGCGAGGTCGGCGTCACGCTGGGCTGGGACGGCCTGGGCCTCAACGGCGAGCAGACGCGCAGCGCCGGGGACGCCCTCGTCCGCGAGCAGGTGGGCGAGTACGGACTGCGCCAGGTGAGCGTCGCCGCTCGCGCGGGATGGCGCCGCGCGCTGACCTCGTCGCTCGACCTGGCCGTGGGCGCGGACGTGGAGCACCGCCGCTCGGCCACCACGCTCACCGGCACCGCGCGGCCTCCGGGCTGGCGGCCCTCCGACGACGCGGATCCGCTCAAGCGGCCCAGCGCGCTGGCCACCTTCTCCGGCGCGTATGCGTCCGCCACGTGGAAGCCCTCGGAGCGCTGGGCCGTGACGCCGGGCCTGCGCGTGGACGCGTACCACCTGGTGCCGGGCATGACCTTCACGGCGGTGGAGCCGCGCCTGTCCGTGCGCCACGCGCTGACGGACACCCTCACGCTCAAGGGGGGCGCGGGCCTGTTCCACCAGCCGCCCACGGTGCTCGTGCACGTGCCCGCCATCGACACCGCGAGCCTGCGCTACGGCCTCCAGTCCGGCGCGCAGTTCGACGTGGGCGCGGAGTGGAAGGCCTTCGAGGGGCTGGAGCTGAGCGCGGACGCGTTCTTCAACCCCCTGTCCCGCGCGGTGGAGTTCGACCTGGTGGACGTGGCGGAGAACCGCCGCCGCCGGGGCAGCCTGGGCGAGGACCCCGCCACCACCGGCTACGCCTACGGCTTCGACCTGATGGCGCGCCACCCGCTGGGCCGACACTGGTTCGGCTGGGTGTCCTACAGCTTCCTCCAGAGCAAGCGGAAGGCGCGCTTCTCCCGCATCGGCGACGACAACCGCGTGCTGGAGACGGTGGAGGGCACCCTGCCCTTCGCCTTCGAGCAGGCGCACACCTTCAACGCCGCGCTCAGCTACAAATTCGGCAACAACTGGACGGTGGGCACGGTGGTGCACTTCAACACCGGGCGGCCGGAGACGGGGCAGATCACCTCGCAGCCGCGGCGCTGGGTGACGAACGGCGACGGCTCGCCGGAATGGATTCGCCAGGACCTGGACCGCGCGCAGCGGCTGGCGCCCTTCTTCCGCGTGGACGCGCGCATCGCGAAGTCGTGGGCCTACCAGGACTTCACGCTGGACGCGTCGCTCGACGTGCTCAACCTCTCCGCGCAGCAGGAGGTGGTGGGCTACGACTACCTCGCGGTGGGCGGCGGCCAGGATGGCTCCATCAACGAGGACTCCCGTCCCCTGCGCGAGCCCATCCGCATTCCCATCATCGTCCCGCTGCTCGGGCTCAAGGCGACCTACTGA
- a CDS encoding STAS/SEC14 domain-containing protein: protein MYRIDVDRAESIVSFALEGYIRLEEMKRFVEDLRAATDEVAGQAIKIEADLRTFRPASPEAADLIRKVQEYGLRSGVTRVAELVQNQIVALQLNRVASGSGTDKILRRFWQESAARTWLKHGDAELGVALHG from the coding sequence ATGTATCGAATCGACGTGGACCGAGCGGAATCCATCGTGAGCTTCGCGCTGGAGGGCTACATCCGGCTGGAGGAGATGAAGCGCTTCGTGGAGGACCTGCGCGCCGCGACGGATGAAGTGGCGGGGCAGGCCATCAAGATCGAAGCGGACCTGCGCACGTTCCGGCCGGCGTCGCCGGAGGCGGCGGACCTCATCCGGAAGGTGCAGGAGTACGGGCTGCGCTCCGGGGTGACGCGGGTGGCGGAGTTGGTGCAGAACCAGATCGTCGCGTTGCAGTTGAACCGGGTGGCCTCCGGGAGCGGCACGGACAAGATCCTCCGCCGTTTCTGGCAGGAGTCCGCGGCCAGGACCTGGCTGAAGCACGGAGACGCGGAGCTGGGCGTGGCGCTGCACGGCTGA
- a CDS encoding CinA family protein, giving the protein MSDLEALAAKVIARCREAGVRLALAEACTGGLMTAALTEVPGASAVVERGVVPYSNESKGEQLGVPLALLQAHGSVSAEAVGAMAAGALERSWADWAVAETGIAGPGGGTEAKPVGLVFIAVQRRGRAAVVERHRFEGDRRQVRRAAAARGLALLLEQVGVES; this is encoded by the coding sequence GTGAGCGACCTGGAGGCGTTGGCGGCGAAGGTCATCGCGAGGTGCCGCGAGGCCGGGGTGCGGCTGGCCTTGGCGGAGGCGTGCACGGGAGGGCTGATGACGGCGGCGCTGACGGAGGTGCCGGGGGCGTCGGCGGTGGTGGAGCGGGGGGTCGTGCCGTACTCGAACGAGTCCAAGGGAGAGCAGCTGGGCGTGCCGCTGGCGTTGTTGCAGGCGCACGGCTCGGTGAGCGCGGAGGCGGTGGGCGCGATGGCGGCGGGGGCCCTGGAGCGTTCGTGGGCGGACTGGGCGGTGGCGGAGACCGGCATCGCGGGGCCCGGGGGAGGGACGGAGGCGAAGCCGGTGGGGCTGGTGTTCATCGCGGTGCAGCGGCGCGGGAGGGCCGCGGTGGTGGAGCGTCACCGGTTCGAAGGGGACCGGCGCCAGGTGCGGCGGGCCGCGGCGGCGCGAGGGCTGGCCCTCCTTCTGGAGCAGGTGGGCGTGGAGTCCTGA
- a CDS encoding imm11 family protein has product MGHEVIAERESLVTMRYFELIDDLYVPDRWSLGDPIDASGREVANPWMFRKGEPVSLETPLKIPVDHSGQSLGFTLAGIGLAPVVHAEAAAILTRLAPEDVQLLSVTVAAEPGPYSLVNVLRLVRCIDDEASEEVLYWKPEDGRPEKVGKYRDVAGLRIDPTKVGDAKVFRTWGWTVALIVSEDIKDALEHAHVTGVKFREVTGPSEVSPEERERNRKLQALYDRTETARTAFWRTLGTLDENAILPIVVGGGWPARRQVWRVIHRPEGRTLFVTDGLSDFFVDTVEPSVGFGLELALETDEPQAKWPVTLLERIANELVGHEHLREPARTGILSMEVDGERMPEPLLTKEGRVAVLLGMDTPTLPDHFTMPDGQVRLVTVKTLMPRELTYLLEHGREELLHRFNQSPPGHLSKAWRQPVV; this is encoded by the coding sequence GTGGGTCACGAAGTCATAGCCGAGCGGGAGTCTCTCGTGACGATGCGGTATTTCGAGCTGATCGACGATCTGTACGTCCCCGATCGGTGGTCGCTGGGCGATCCCATCGATGCGTCCGGACGGGAGGTCGCCAATCCGTGGATGTTCAGGAAGGGTGAACCCGTCAGTCTGGAAACGCCCTTGAAGATCCCGGTCGACCATTCCGGGCAGTCATTGGGCTTCACGCTGGCAGGTATCGGTCTCGCGCCCGTCGTTCATGCGGAAGCGGCAGCCATCCTGACCCGGCTCGCCCCGGAGGATGTTCAACTGCTCTCCGTGACGGTTGCTGCGGAGCCCGGACCGTACTCCCTCGTCAACGTGCTCCGCCTTGTCAGATGCATCGACGACGAGGCATCCGAAGAGGTGCTGTATTGGAAGCCTGAGGATGGGCGTCCAGAGAAGGTGGGGAAATACAGGGACGTTGCCGGCCTGCGCATTGATCCGACGAAGGTGGGCGATGCCAAGGTCTTCCGCACCTGGGGGTGGACCGTTGCGCTCATCGTCTCCGAGGACATCAAGGATGCGCTGGAGCACGCGCACGTCACCGGAGTGAAGTTCCGGGAAGTCACGGGCCCCTCCGAAGTCAGTCCTGAAGAGCGCGAACGCAACCGCAAGCTCCAGGCGCTCTACGACCGGACGGAAACAGCCCGTACCGCGTTCTGGCGCACCCTGGGCACACTGGACGAAAACGCCATCCTCCCCATCGTCGTCGGAGGAGGCTGGCCCGCGAGGCGCCAGGTCTGGCGTGTCATCCACCGGCCCGAAGGACGCACCCTCTTCGTGACGGACGGTCTCTCCGACTTCTTCGTGGACACCGTGGAGCCCTCCGTGGGCTTCGGCCTGGAGCTCGCGCTGGAAACCGACGAGCCCCAGGCCAAGTGGCCCGTGACGCTGCTTGAACGCATCGCCAACGAACTCGTGGGCCACGAACACCTGCGCGAACCCGCCAGGACCGGCATCCTCTCCATGGAAGTGGACGGAGAGCGCATGCCCGAACCCCTCCTGACGAAAGAGGGCCGGGTCGCCGTGCTCCTGGGCATGGACACCCCCACGCTCCCGGATCACTTCACGATGCCAGACGGACAGGTCCGGCTCGTCACGGTGAAGACGCTGATGCCCCGGGAGCTCACGTACCTGCTGGAGCACGGCCGGGAGGAGCTACTTCACCGCTTCAACCAGTCCCCCCCGGGCCATCTGTCCAAGGCCTGGCGCCAGCCCGTGGTGTAG
- a CDS encoding fatty acid desaturase family protein — translation MSSSLPRRAAVPRELLVPATPSGLLRLAAVEWAGMALGWAVMAWAPPVLMPLAVLVVAGRLHALGVLLHDAVHLPSRRREWRLCLLEAVAGHPIASTLAAMRYHHLRHHRDAGLPSDPYRKPPDGGRLRTAWRWFLLLSVIPGWVLRGPVGLCAWMLPSLRTAYGRVFLQDRSGRVLSRDAEVAACARAEVGQVLFHLGVLALAVRWPSAVLWGYGVPLLVASGFNAYRLLAEHTASPVQGRTLGDVFACTRDHGLGWWGWLGLAPRHIGMHVVHHLHPQVSLTHLPRLRAWYVERFPHHYPRSS, via the coding sequence ATGTCCTCTTCCCTGCCTCGCCGCGCGGCGGTGCCTCGCGAGCTGCTCGTTCCCGCAACGCCCTCCGGACTGCTGCGCCTGGCGGCCGTGGAGTGGGCGGGGATGGCCCTGGGGTGGGCGGTCATGGCTTGGGCTCCTCCGGTGCTGATGCCGTTGGCGGTGCTCGTCGTCGCGGGACGGCTGCATGCCCTGGGCGTCCTGCTTCATGACGCGGTCCACCTGCCTTCGCGAAGACGCGAATGGAGACTGTGTCTGTTGGAGGCCGTCGCGGGTCATCCCATCGCGTCCACGCTGGCGGCGATGCGCTACCACCACCTTCGACATCATCGTGATGCGGGCCTGCCGTCGGATCCGTACCGCAAGCCTCCGGATGGAGGAAGGCTGCGCACGGCGTGGCGGTGGTTCCTGCTCCTGAGCGTGATTCCCGGCTGGGTGCTGCGGGGACCGGTGGGGCTCTGCGCTTGGATGCTGCCTTCGCTGCGCACGGCGTATGGGCGCGTGTTCCTTCAGGACCGCTCCGGGCGGGTGCTTTCACGCGACGCGGAGGTGGCGGCGTGTGCTCGGGCGGAGGTGGGGCAGGTGCTGTTCCATCTGGGCGTGCTGGCGCTGGCGGTGCGGTGGCCTTCCGCGGTGCTGTGGGGGTATGGGGTGCCGTTGCTGGTGGCGTCTGGGTTCAACGCGTACCGGTTGCTCGCGGAGCACACCGCCTCGCCCGTGCAGGGGCGGACGCTGGGGGATGTGTTCGCGTGCACCCGCGACCATGGGCTCGGGTGGTGGGGATGGTTGGGATTGGCGCCCCGGCACATCGGGATGCACGTGGTGCATCACCTGCACCCGCAGGTGTCCCTCACGCACCTGCCCCGGCTTCGCGCGTGGTACGTCGAACGGTTTCCCCACCACTACCCGCGTTCTTCCTGA
- a CDS encoding AHH domain-containing protein yields the protein MPARGWCVLWMLFVTGCATSRTVRLDTGEGRAREYTPRTDTRPVALEGDTFEKAVRMLAREAPVSLRLSNPGAQRPRASLGVVSVDDPKQGRVRVAQGSTELEAAYGRWCVRKRLSGDCLHLLDRGLTLDEEGKRTLAFRIALDSVWEETAEALEGMVDPEATVSLLVMTGAVYFSLWLVPEPLLSKGVAATLTVALIAYLGWDTVWSLIQGWRVLAAEVKEAETFDGIRDAGEKYGEVMGKQAARAFVMLAMAALGSTAQTLSARVATLPGSAQAALVGAEQGGFRLVAAAEVSAVAVSASGEVTIALSPNAVAMSAKGPNVPVPVEVRVHHIATNKWWEATHNGGPWSPQFQRIFDRAGMSLDDPANKVRVPGHKGPHPEAYHQRVHSRLNEAMEDCGSIHQCREALTNELRRLASDILNTSTTLNKWVTKS from the coding sequence ATGCCAGCGCGCGGGTGGTGCGTGCTGTGGATGTTGTTCGTGACGGGCTGCGCGACGTCACGGACGGTGAGGTTGGACACGGGAGAAGGCCGTGCGCGTGAATACACGCCGCGCACGGACACGAGGCCCGTGGCGCTGGAGGGAGACACCTTCGAGAAGGCGGTGCGGATGCTGGCGCGCGAAGCGCCGGTGTCGCTTCGGCTGTCGAATCCCGGTGCGCAGCGTCCGCGAGCCTCGCTGGGCGTCGTGTCCGTGGACGACCCGAAGCAGGGCCGCGTCCGCGTGGCGCAAGGGAGCACGGAGTTGGAGGCCGCGTACGGACGCTGGTGCGTGCGCAAGCGGCTGTCCGGAGACTGTCTTCACCTGTTGGATAGAGGCCTGACGCTGGATGAGGAGGGCAAGCGGACGCTGGCCTTCCGCATCGCGTTGGACTCGGTGTGGGAGGAGACGGCCGAAGCGCTGGAAGGGATGGTGGACCCCGAGGCGACGGTGTCCCTGCTGGTGATGACAGGAGCGGTGTACTTCAGCCTGTGGCTGGTGCCGGAGCCGCTGCTGTCGAAGGGCGTCGCGGCGACGCTGACCGTGGCGCTGATTGCGTACCTGGGTTGGGACACGGTGTGGAGTCTCATCCAGGGCTGGAGGGTGCTGGCGGCGGAGGTGAAGGAAGCGGAGACGTTCGACGGCATCCGGGACGCGGGAGAGAAGTACGGCGAGGTGATGGGAAAGCAGGCGGCACGGGCCTTCGTGATGCTGGCGATGGCGGCGCTGGGGAGCACGGCGCAGACGCTGTCGGCAAGAGTCGCGACGCTGCCCGGTTCGGCACAGGCCGCGCTGGTCGGAGCGGAGCAGGGAGGCTTCCGGCTGGTGGCCGCGGCGGAGGTCTCAGCAGTTGCAGTATCCGCGAGCGGCGAGGTGACGATTGCGTTGTCACCCAACGCGGTGGCGATGTCCGCGAAGGGACCGAATGTTCCCGTACCTGTCGAAGTCCGGGTGCATCACATCGCCACGAACAAGTGGTGGGAGGCGACGCATAACGGCGGTCCGTGGTCGCCCCAGTTCCAGAGAATCTTCGACCGTGCGGGCATGTCCCTGGACGACCCTGCGAACAAGGTCCGTGTCCCGGGCCACAAGGGACCGCATCCCGAGGCGTACCATCAAAGAGTGCACTCCCGGTTGAACGAAGCAATGGAGGACTGTGGCAGCATCCATCAATGCCGCGAGGCGCTCACCAATGAACTGCGTCGGCTCGCCAGCGACATCTTGAACACGAGCACGACGCTCAATAAGTGGGTCACGAAGTCATAG